One Sporosarcina sp. ANT_H38 genomic window, ATCGACACACCACCAAAAATACATTACGATATATTGCGTTGATTCATACATATCTTCTGCCAAAATCACTTTTTAATACATTTTTAATTATAGTGACAGGCAACTAAGCAATCGTGTTTAATTGACCAAACGTGATTTTTTTATTTTTCACGTCTGTTTGGGTGCCTGTCACCCGCAAATTTAAGGAGATGATAGAAATGAAATATGATGTATTTTTGTTTGATTTGGATGATACGTTAATGGATTTTGCTGAAACAGAGAGGCATGCATTTACAAATGTTTTCAACTCTAATGGTTTTCCAAATGGATTGGTGGAGTATAGAGATAGTTATCGAGCAATTAGTTCTGTGCTTTGGAACGATTTAGAGCAAGGGCGAACCTCATTGGCTGAGTTAAAAACAGAGCGATTTCAACGACTATTTCTTCAACACGGTCTCGAAATCGATGCAGAAGTATTTGGACAAACGTATCTTGATAATTTGGGTAAAGAAGTCCACCTTTTTGAAGGAGTAACGGAAATGCTTAGCAGTCTCGAGGGTTCCAGAGTCGCAATCGTAACAAACGGTTTCAAAGATGTTCAATTGGCTCGTATAGCCGGATCTATTTTGAAAGACACATTTGAAGCGATCTTTACATCTGAAGAAGCTGGGTTCCAGAAACCACAAGTAGAAATTTTCGAATACGTCTTTCAACAGTTGAAGATTACCGATAAATCTCGCGTACTTATGATTGGTGATTCCCTTTCATCGGATATTCTTGGTGGCAATAACTTCGGCATTGATACGTGTTGGTTCAATCCCCACCGGAAGAAAAACACGAGTTCGGCACGGCCAACGCATGAAGTTCATGATTGGAGAGCTTTTAACTTTGGTAAGCAAACGGTTCGTTGAGTAGACGATAGACGATGACTTTTGCGAAGAAAACCTGTGAATATCCGTAACAGGCATTATCTGGATTCAAGAGCTCATGCATTCATCCCATCACTTAAAGAAGCAGTGGTCTCCTACTGAATACAGATAAAGGTGATGGTAGATTTAGTCTATCGAGAAAAAGCGTAAAGCCCCAGTTCCCCTCGGGGCCTTACGCTTTTTATATGATCTAGTAAAATACTCCAACTTCGTATTCCGAAAGTACTTTTCCATAGAGCCGTATAGATGAGATTTTATTTCATCCTCTTCGCCTTAAAATTTTGGGTGCCCGTACACAATACTATTTAATACAATTGAATCTGGCACAGAGACTCAAGCAATCATAATCAACCAATTACTTATGATACGGTTCACTATAACTTCAGCAAATAAATCGTTCCCAATTAATACCTATAATTCATCATTCCTGAATTATTAAAATATATTGATTTATCACTAATCAGATGATGTGAACTACTATATATTTATTAATTCTTAGTTTATACTACCCAAAAGATCTATAATATATTTTGATGTATCCATCATCTGCTGTTTATTTGTAATTAAAGATTCCCCATCACCTTTTTGATGTCCATAATCTCCAAAACCTCCATGATTCCCATCATTTATTTCTATAAATTCTGCATCACGTGGCATAACATTTATAGCCTCTTTTACTTTTTTTAAATCTGCAACTTTATCATTGCTTCCCCATAGTGACAAGACTTTTATTGATTTACTACTAAAGTTTGTTTTATTTTGGGGATATGATGCTAGTAATACTAAACCTTTTATTTCATCATTTTCAAGTGCATAATTTGATGCCATAACTCCCCCTAAAGAATGTCCTCCTATAGCCCAAGTATCGATATCTTTATAATTACTTATTATACTATCTGCTCTATTAGGTGATAAAATTGCTAAATTAAAATTCATTTCAGCTATAATAACGGTATATCCATTTGATGCTATTTCTTTTGCTATAGTTGCATATGCTGAAGCTTCTACCTTTGCTCCTGGATAGAAAATAAATCCTATATTTTTGGCATTAGATACTGGTGCAAATAAAATATCTCCACTTTCTTCGACTTTAACTAGAGAGTCGGATTTCAAACTATCCAAAGCTAATGTACCGGCCTTATAGTATGAACTTACATAAATAAAAAATCCCAAAACCACTATTAATATAAAAATAGTAATTCCGGTAAAAATTTTGAATTTTAATGATTTCTTTTGTTGCATGTTCTATCTCCTTTTTTCTACTCATTATTATAGTTTACTCTGGCACATGTTTTGTCATACTACAACTATTAATCAAGAATAGTTGTAGTATGACAAAAAACTCCCCTACTTCTGATTCTCCGTAGCCAGTCTAAGTAGGGTATTTTCTATAAAAGCTTATAGTATAAGCAAATTGTTATTGGTATAGTCAAAAGGCAGATCCATCAAAAATCCAAAATACTATAAGCTAAACGAGGTAAAATATGAGCAATTTATATTGGTATAGCCATAGTCCAAAAAATCATCTAACCTTCTCTAACCCAAAAATCATCTCTAAAGGCTTTATACTAGTAGAAGAAATTTGTTCAACTCCACTTTTTAAACAGTTTCTTTTCCAAAAGGACAATCAACAAATTCATGTCTATTTGTATGCAAGTAAAATTCAAGAAG contains:
- a CDS encoding YjjG family noncanonical pyrimidine nucleotidase — protein: MKYDVFLFDLDDTLMDFAETERHAFTNVFNSNGFPNGLVEYRDSYRAISSVLWNDLEQGRTSLAELKTERFQRLFLQHGLEIDAEVFGQTYLDNLGKEVHLFEGVTEMLSSLEGSRVAIVTNGFKDVQLARIAGSILKDTFEAIFTSEEAGFQKPQVEIFEYVFQQLKITDKSRVLMIGDSLSSDILGGNNFGIDTCWFNPHRKKNTSSARPTHEVHDWRAFNFGKQTVR
- a CDS encoding alpha/beta family hydrolase → MQQKKSLKFKIFTGITIFILIVVLGFFIYVSSYYKAGTLALDSLKSDSLVKVEESGDILFAPVSNAKNIGFIFYPGAKVEASAYATIAKEIASNGYTVIIAEMNFNLAILSPNRADSIISNYKDIDTWAIGGHSLGGVMASNYALENDEIKGLVLLASYPQNKTNFSSKSIKVLSLWGSNDKVADLKKVKEAINVMPRDAEFIEINDGNHGGFGDYGHQKGDGESLITNKQQMMDTSKYIIDLLGSIN